Proteins from a single region of Verrucomicrobiota bacterium:
- a CDS encoding sigma-70 family RNA polymerase sigma factor, producing the protein MQPAHHSDRASHARFEATHWSEVLEAARSGATHGPEALARLCERYWQPLYAFARRRGHSPDDAQDLVQGFFEHLIESRALGTIDQAKGRFRSFLLASFQNFSLTEQRRAQAEKRGGRAQMVRIDWKEAESRVDLAPADGLTPETVFDARWAFELLNRATRRLEQEQTTRGKAQMFSILRPYLGDEGARVNLSYEQAARALNVGLPTLKTLIHRLRRRHAQLLREEVAQTVLDPDDVESELHALCEALVVAGGRVQA; encoded by the coding sequence ATGCAACCGGCACACCATTCGGATAGAGCTTCACACGCTCGTTTTGAAGCAACGCATTGGAGCGAGGTGCTGGAAGCGGCCCGGAGCGGTGCCACCCACGGTCCGGAGGCCCTCGCCCGGCTCTGCGAACGCTACTGGCAGCCGCTTTACGCGTTTGCCCGGCGCCGGGGCCATTCTCCCGACGACGCCCAGGACCTTGTGCAAGGGTTTTTTGAACACCTGATCGAAAGCCGCGCGCTGGGCACGATCGACCAGGCCAAAGGACGTTTCCGGTCATTTCTGCTGGCCTCCTTCCAGAACTTCAGTCTGACCGAGCAACGACGCGCCCAAGCCGAAAAACGGGGGGGCCGCGCCCAAATGGTCCGGATTGACTGGAAGGAGGCCGAAAGTCGGGTCGACCTGGCACCTGCAGACGGGCTGACGCCGGAAACGGTTTTTGACGCGCGCTGGGCTTTCGAGTTGCTGAACCGCGCCACCCGGCGCCTGGAGCAGGAACAGACGACACGCGGTAAAGCGCAAATGTTTTCTATCCTGCGGCCGTACCTGGGTGATGAAGGCGCACGGGTGAACTTGAGCTACGAACAAGCGGCACGGGCCCTGAACGTGGGCCTGCCGACCCTGAAAACGTTGATTCATCGCCTGCGCCGGCGCCACGCGCAACTCCTGCGCGAAGAAGTGGCCCAGACCGTCCTGGACCCTGATGATGTCGAGTCCGAATTGCACGCGCTTTGCGAGGCGCTGGTCGTCGCGGGCGGGCGCGTGCAGGCGTAG
- a CDS encoding class I SAM-dependent methyltransferase, protein MVTVRHYGQAGTMYHEPALVLFQTQWQLHRKAVEHNYLFHDEAYSCLHRVLVDEAAQPFRFLDVACGDASATVQALRGTRVASYQGIDLSQPALELASEALGQLACPVTLHRRDLVEALNDHPEPVDVVWIGLALHHFPTPMKLTIMRQVRTIVSDQGLFLIYESASPDGEDRDGWLDRWDAQKPRWTAFTHDEWEAGRAHVHASDFPETTSGWCALGREAGFRQVRELFVAPTNLLRLYCFRG, encoded by the coding sequence ATGGTTACCGTCCGTCATTATGGGCAGGCCGGAACGATGTATCACGAGCCCGCGCTGGTGCTGTTTCAAACGCAATGGCAGCTCCATCGCAAGGCGGTCGAGCACAACTATCTATTTCATGACGAGGCTTATAGCTGCCTCCACCGTGTACTGGTCGATGAAGCTGCCCAGCCGTTCCGGTTTCTCGATGTCGCCTGCGGTGACGCAAGCGCGACGGTGCAGGCACTCAGAGGAACCCGGGTCGCTTCTTATCAAGGCATTGACCTCTCTCAGCCGGCCCTCGAGCTGGCGTCCGAGGCGCTCGGGCAACTCGCCTGCCCCGTCACCCTTCATCGACGCGATTTGGTCGAGGCATTGAACGATCATCCCGAGCCCGTGGATGTCGTGTGGATCGGCCTCGCGTTGCATCACTTCCCCACCCCGATGAAGCTGACCATCATGCGCCAGGTCCGCACGATCGTAAGTGATCAGGGGCTCTTTCTGATCTACGAGAGCGCGAGCCCGGACGGCGAAGACCGCGACGGCTGGCTGGACCGCTGGGACGCCCAGAAACCGCGGTGGACCGCATTTACGCATGACGAGTGGGAGGCGGGCCGGGCGCACGTCCACGCCAGCGATTTTCCCGAGACCACTTCCGGATGGTGTGCACTGGGCCGGGAGGCCGGCTTCAGGCAGGTGCGAGAGCTGTTTGTTGCGCCGACGAATCTTCTCCGGCTGTACTGTTTCAGGGGTTAA